The DNA window ACGCCCCGCGGCGCGCCGGCCCGCACGGCGGCCAGCACGATCGCGGTGGAGAGCGCCATCCCGGCCGCGTCCCCGAGACCGGGTAGCAAGCCCAGCAGCCCGTCCAGCCCGATCCGGAAATCGGTTCCCGGGACACGGATCGCGCGATCCAGCACGCGCGCCAGCGTCCGTACCCAGCGGATGTCATTCACGGGCCGAGACCTCCTTTCGACTCCCGTGGCGGCGCCCGGGTTGGCTCCGTTGCGCCCCGGCCCATCGACCAAGCAGGTTTCGGTCCGTGCCTCCCACTCCATACTCCAGCCGCGCCCCTGCGGGCGCCTCCGCCCGATGAATCGCGCGCAGACCGCGACCGACACGCCCGACGTGCGCCGAGGAGACAAGGGTCTGGGGACGTTCGGCGGTGTGTTCACGCCGTCGATCCTGACGATCCTGGGCGTGATCATGTACCTGCGCTTCGGCTGGGTCGTGGGCAACGTGGGACTCGTCGGGACGCTCGGGATCGTGACGCTCGCGACGGCGATCACCTTCCTCACCGGACTGTCCGTGTCGGCCATCGCCACCGACCGCCGGGTCCGCGTCGGGGGCGCGTACTACATGATCAGCCGCGCGCTCGGCATCGAGACGGGCGGCGCGGTGGGCATCCCCCTCTACATCGCCCAGGCGCTGTCGGTGGCGCTGTACACGATCGGTTTCGCCGAGAGCGTCGCCGGCGTCTGGCCGGCGCTCGACCAGCGCATGGTGGCTCTGGCGGTGACGGTGCTGGTGGCGTTGGTCGCGATCCGATCGGCGGCGTTCGCCATCCGCGCCCAATACGTGATCATGGGCGCGATCGGGCTGTCGCTCATCTCCCTGCTCGCCGGGCACCCCGCGCGCGAGGGGTCAATTGGCGTGCTGCCGGACGCGGCGATCCTCGCGACGGACGTGGGTCAGGTCGGGTTCTGGGTGGTGTTCGCGGTGTTCTTCCCCGCGGTGACCGGGATCATGGCCGGCGTGAACATGTCCGGGGATCTGAGGAACCCGGCGAAGTCGATTCCGCGCGGCACCCTCGCCGCGATCGGCGTCGGCTACCTGATCTACATGGCGCTGCCGCTTCTGCTGGCGGTGTGGGCGGAACCGGAAGCGCTGCGGACGGACCCCCTGATCATGCGGCGCATGGCGATCTGGGGCGACGCGATCCTACTCGGCATCTGGGGCGCGACGTTGTCGAGCGCGGTCGGTAGCATCCTGGCCGCCCCGCGCGTGCTCCAGGCGTTGGCCCGCGACGGCGTGCTGCCCCGGCCGATGAGATTCCTGGCCAAAGGCAGCGGACCGTCCGATGAGCCCCGGGCGGGGACCGCGTTTACGATGGGGATAGCGTTGGCCGCGGTCGCGCTCGGCAACCTCAACGCCATCGCGCCGGTCCTGACCATGTTCTTCCTCACCACCTATCTGGTCCTGAACGTCGCGGCCGGGGTGGAGGGCTTTCTGCGCAGTCCGTCCTTCCGGCCGGTATTCCGCGTGCACTGGTCGCTGTCGCTCCTCGGTGCCGTCGGCTGCCTGTGGGTGATGTTCCTCATCAACGCGGCGGCGA is part of the Gemmatimonadota bacterium genome and encodes:
- a CDS encoding Na-K-Cl cotransporter, with translation MNRAQTATDTPDVRRGDKGLGTFGGVFTPSILTILGVIMYLRFGWVVGNVGLVGTLGIVTLATAITFLTGLSVSAIATDRRVRVGGAYYMISRALGIETGGAVGIPLYIAQALSVALYTIGFAESVAGVWPALDQRMVALAVTVLVALVAIRSAAFAIRAQYVIMGAIGLSLISLLAGHPAREGSIGVLPDAAILATDVGQVGFWVVFAVFFPAVTGIMAGVNMSGDLRNPAKSIPRGTLAAIGVGYLIYMALPLLLAVWAEPEALRTDPLIMRRMAIWGDAILLGIWGATLSSAVGSILAAPRVLQALARDGVLPRPMRFLAKGSGPSDEPRAGTAFTMGIALAAVALGNLNAIAPVLTMFFLTTYLVLNVAAGVEGFLRSPSFRPVFRVHWSLSLLGAVGCLWVMFLINAAATVVAAVSILGIYVWLERRELEAAWGDVRHGVWLALVRAGVFRIRAQADAKNWRPHLLVLSGAPTTRWPLIEFGSAIGHSRALMTVASVVPPSVGDVGRQEKLERTIREHLARRGVRALVRLVSAPDPYSGAERLAEAYGLGPLVPNTILMGQSESKERRARYCQMIANLHAARRNVIILRTHPGRGFGQRRRIDVWWGGLQKNGGLMILLAYLLRTSVDWGLAHVRLKLVVENEDAAEAARRNLDELIGGLRIGATSEVLVSDGRPFAEILRESSASADLVFLGLAQPGDDFAAYYARTVALADGLPSAAFVLAAEDLEFADVLA